A window of Microbacterium luteolum contains these coding sequences:
- the paaA gene encoding 1,2-phenylacetyl-CoA epoxidase subunit PaaA, producing MTSPADLSLIPSEISDEERVFDELIANEQRIEPRDWMPDAYRKTLIRQISQHAHSEIIGMQPEGNWITRAPSLKRKAILMAKVQDEAGHGLYLYSAAQTLGITRDEMMDQLISGKAKYSSIFNYPTPTWADMGAIGWLVDGAAIVNQVPLCRASYGPYGRAMVRVCKEESFHQRQGFEILLSLMQGTEEQRQMAQDAVNRWYWPSLAMFGPPDEQSPNSAQSMKWKIKRFSNDDLRQRFVGMLVPQAEILGVTLPDPDLRFDEETGQYAIGEIDWDEFFEVLRGNGPCNAERLERRRTAHEDGAWVREAAAAYARKQASPWVPEPVEGQVA from the coding sequence ATGACCAGCCCCGCAGACCTCTCCCTCATCCCGAGCGAGATCTCGGATGAGGAGCGCGTGTTCGACGAGCTCATCGCGAACGAGCAGCGCATCGAACCCCGCGACTGGATGCCCGACGCGTACCGCAAGACGCTGATCCGCCAGATCTCCCAGCACGCCCACTCCGAGATCATCGGGATGCAGCCGGAAGGCAACTGGATCACGCGGGCGCCGAGCCTCAAGCGCAAGGCGATCCTGATGGCCAAGGTGCAGGACGAGGCCGGCCACGGCCTGTACCTCTACTCGGCGGCACAGACCCTCGGCATCACGCGCGACGAGATGATGGACCAGCTCATCAGCGGCAAGGCCAAGTACTCGTCGATCTTCAACTACCCCACGCCCACCTGGGCCGACATGGGCGCGATCGGCTGGCTCGTCGACGGCGCGGCGATCGTCAACCAGGTGCCGCTGTGCCGCGCCTCGTATGGACCCTACGGCCGCGCCATGGTGCGGGTCTGCAAGGAGGAGTCCTTCCACCAGCGGCAGGGATTCGAGATCCTGCTCAGCCTCATGCAGGGCACCGAGGAGCAGCGGCAGATGGCACAGGATGCCGTGAACCGCTGGTACTGGCCGAGCCTGGCGATGTTCGGGCCGCCGGACGAGCAGTCACCCAACTCCGCGCAGTCGATGAAGTGGAAGATCAAGCGCTTCTCGAACGACGACCTGCGTCAGCGGTTCGTCGGGATGCTGGTGCCCCAGGCCGAGATCCTCGGCGTGACGCTGCCCGACCCCGACCTGCGCTTCGACGAGGAGACCGGTCAGTACGCGATCGGCGAGATCGACTGGGACGAGTTCTTCGAGGTGCTGCGCGGCAACGGCCCCTGCAACGCCGAGCGTCTCGAGCGCCGGCGGACCGCCCACGAGGACGGCGCCTGGGTGCGCGAGGCCGCAGCGGCGTATGCCCGCAAGCAGGCCTCTCCTTGGGTCCCTGAGCCCGTCGAAGGGCAGGTGGCCTGA
- the paaB gene encoding 1,2-phenylacetyl-CoA epoxidase subunit PaaB yields MATPGADEREPWPLWEVFVRANRGLSHVHVGSLHAPDAEMAIRNARDLYTRRGEGVSIWAVPADAITTSDPDAKGAYFESPAGKNYRHAVYYTASEGVPHL; encoded by the coding sequence ATGGCGACGCCCGGCGCCGATGAGCGCGAGCCGTGGCCCCTGTGGGAGGTCTTCGTCCGTGCGAACCGCGGCCTGAGCCACGTGCACGTCGGGTCCCTGCACGCACCGGACGCCGAGATGGCCATCCGCAACGCCCGCGACCTCTACACGCGGCGCGGCGAGGGCGTGTCGATCTGGGCCGTCCCGGCCGATGCGATCACGACCAGCGACCCCGACGCGAAGGGCGCGTACTTCGAGAGCCCGGCTGGGAAGAACTACCGGCACGCCGTGTACTACACGGCATCCGAGGGGGTGCCGCACCTGTGA
- the paaC gene encoding 1,2-phenylacetyl-CoA epoxidase subunit PaaC translates to MTDTNPVVERAKRDETHDVHGDVSVDALQLSDELSGTGATAASADIAEYALRLGDDALILSQQLGEWISRAPELEEDVALGNIALDLLGHARSLLHYAGSYDGRSEDDLAFFRDEPEFRCAWIVEQPNGDFAQTIARQFVVSTYMFEMYSALRTSTDETFAAIAEKSLKEVDYHRDHSVQWMLRLAGGTEESRARIIRATADVWPYVDELFRDDELIERLGDAAARPSSLREGFDGVVDTVFAEADLAVPAVAASSAGGRRGAHATPLGHILAEMQVLARRHPGASW, encoded by the coding sequence GTGACCGACACCAACCCGGTCGTTGAGCGAGCGAAGCGAGACGAAACGCACGACGTCCACGGCGACGTGTCGGTCGACGCGCTGCAGCTCAGCGACGAGCTCTCCGGAACCGGAGCGACGGCAGCGTCCGCCGACATCGCCGAGTACGCGCTCCGCCTCGGCGACGACGCGCTGATCCTCTCGCAGCAGCTGGGCGAGTGGATCTCCCGCGCGCCGGAGCTCGAGGAGGACGTGGCGCTCGGCAACATCGCCCTCGACCTGCTCGGTCACGCCCGCTCGCTCCTGCACTACGCCGGCTCCTACGACGGCCGCAGCGAGGACGACCTGGCCTTCTTCCGCGACGAGCCGGAGTTCCGCTGCGCCTGGATCGTCGAGCAGCCCAACGGCGACTTCGCGCAGACCATCGCCCGACAGTTCGTGGTGTCGACCTACATGTTCGAGATGTACTCGGCCCTCCGCACGAGCACCGATGAGACATTCGCGGCGATCGCGGAGAAGTCCCTCAAAGAGGTCGACTACCACCGGGATCATTCGGTGCAGTGGATGCTGCGCCTCGCCGGCGGCACGGAGGAATCGCGCGCCCGGATCATCCGTGCGACCGCGGACGTCTGGCCCTACGTGGATGAGCTGTTCCGCGACGACGAGCTGATCGAACGGCTGGGCGACGCCGCCGCACGGCCGTCGAGCCTGCGGGAGGGATTCGACGGCGTCGTCGACACCGTCTTCGCCGAGGCCGACCTGGCCGTGCCCGCGGTGGCCGCCTCTTCCGCCGGCGGACGGCGCGGAGCACACGCGACTCCCCTGGGCCACATCCTCGCCGAGATGCAGGTGCTCGCGCGCCGGCATCCGGGGGCATCATGGTGA
- the paaD gene encoding 1,2-phenylacetyl-CoA epoxidase subunit PaaD, with translation MVTLTPTQAAWRIAAAVPDPEVPVLTIEDLGVLRAVEADGDRVRVDITPTYSGCPAMDTIRDDVIMSLTAAGFAEVDVRLVLSPAWTTDWMSDAGKKKLEAYGIAPPSGRAAVSTGPIRLLLSVRCPRCGSLDTHEVSRFGSTSCKSLFECRACLEPFDHFKVH, from the coding sequence ATGGTGACCCTCACTCCGACGCAGGCGGCCTGGCGGATCGCGGCGGCCGTGCCCGACCCCGAGGTCCCTGTGCTCACGATCGAGGACCTCGGAGTGCTCCGCGCCGTCGAAGCCGACGGCGACCGCGTGCGCGTCGACATCACGCCGACGTACAGCGGATGCCCGGCGATGGACACGATCCGCGACGACGTGATCATGTCGCTGACCGCGGCCGGCTTCGCGGAGGTCGACGTGCGCCTGGTCCTTTCCCCCGCCTGGACGACGGACTGGATGTCGGATGCCGGCAAGAAGAAGCTCGAGGCCTACGGCATCGCGCCGCCCTCCGGCCGCGCCGCCGTCTCCACCGGACCGATCCGGCTCCTGCTGAGCGTGCGCTGCCCGCGCTGCGGCTCACTCGACACGCACGAGGTCTCGCGCTTCGGTTCGACCTCCTGCAAGTCCCTGTTCGAGTGCCGCGCATGCCTCGAGCCCTTCGACCATTTCAAGGTGCACTGA
- the paaE gene encoding 1,2-phenylacetyl-CoA epoxidase subunit PaaE — MSLFSSARAGAPASVPPRRSPGERTRARFHTLTVEDVRPLTDDAVEVTFTVPAALADDYDHLPGQYVALRTTLEGTEVRRSYSLCRAPEHRTDGAPTRLSVAVKRDEGGLFSTWAQTGLHPGFEIDVMSPQGTFTSGLDDLDHKHVVGIAAGSGITPLMALAHTVLTRSTTSRFTLLYTNRSTLDVMFLEDLADLKDRYPTRVTLHHVLSREQRTAPVLSGRIDEEKLRTIFGSLIDPADVDEWFLCGPLSLVDLCREVLSDVGVAREHIRFELFTTGDEPLRTARPVEVRAGAATFRIEVNLDGVSSTVESPVDAHESVLNAALRVRPDAPFACAGGVCGTCRARVIEGSVSMTENYALEPDELERGYVLTCQSHPTSDRVVVDYDV, encoded by the coding sequence ATGTCGCTCTTCTCCTCCGCGCGAGCCGGCGCCCCGGCATCCGTCCCGCCGCGCCGGTCGCCCGGCGAGCGCACGCGCGCACGCTTCCACACGCTCACGGTCGAGGATGTGCGCCCGCTCACCGACGATGCGGTCGAGGTGACGTTCACCGTGCCGGCCGCGCTGGCCGATGATTACGACCACCTGCCGGGCCAGTACGTAGCGCTGCGCACGACGCTCGAGGGCACGGAGGTTCGCCGTTCGTACTCGCTGTGCCGGGCTCCCGAGCACCGCACGGACGGCGCGCCGACACGACTCAGCGTCGCCGTGAAGCGCGACGAGGGCGGCCTGTTCTCCACCTGGGCCCAGACCGGCCTGCACCCGGGGTTCGAGATCGACGTGATGAGTCCGCAGGGCACGTTCACCTCAGGCCTCGACGACCTCGACCACAAGCACGTGGTCGGGATCGCCGCCGGCTCCGGCATCACCCCGCTCATGGCGCTCGCCCACACGGTGCTCACGCGATCGACCACCTCGCGCTTCACGCTGCTGTACACGAACCGGTCGACGCTCGACGTGATGTTCCTGGAGGATCTCGCCGATCTCAAGGACCGCTACCCGACCCGCGTGACACTGCATCACGTGCTGTCACGCGAGCAGCGCACGGCTCCCGTGCTGTCCGGGAGGATCGACGAGGAGAAGCTGCGGACGATCTTCGGCTCGCTCATCGACCCCGCCGATGTCGACGAATGGTTCCTGTGCGGTCCGCTCTCGCTGGTGGACCTGTGCCGCGAGGTGCTCTCCGACGTGGGCGTCGCCCGCGAGCACATCCGCTTCGAACTGTTCACGACGGGAGACGAGCCGCTCCGCACCGCACGGCCGGTCGAGGTGCGCGCGGGAGCTGCGACATTCCGCATCGAGGTCAACCTCGACGGCGTCTCGTCGACGGTGGAGAGTCCGGTCGACGCGCACGAATCGGTGCTGAATGCGGCCCTGCGCGTGCGGCCGGATGCACCGTTCGCCTGCGCGGGCGGCGTCTGCGGAACCTGCCGTGCGCGCGTGATCGAGGGCAGCGTCAGCATGACCGAGAACTACGCGCTGGAGCCCGACGAGCTCGAGCGCGGGTACGTGCTCACCTGTCAGTCCCATCCCACCAGCGACCGCGTGGTCGTCGACTACGACGTGTGA
- a CDS encoding enoyl-CoA hydratase/isomerase family protein: MIDLTIADDVATVVLNAPAKLNSLDEQALHGLDAAYAEAEAAGVRALVLRGEGRAFCAGRDISGVDPRDDDVMGYLGGLVTPLLQRMSRFPAPTFAVAHGACLGVGLGLLIATDVVYVAESAKIGSPFAALGATLDSGGHALFLERLGAHKTLDLIYTGRLMSGAEAVASGLFSQVFPDDEVVSATTDAAATAARGATAAFLASKELIARIRDERLALWDSVDIENAAQAALCETDDYREGFAAFQEKRKPEFRGR; encoded by the coding sequence ATGATCGATCTCACCATCGCCGATGACGTCGCCACGGTCGTCCTTAACGCCCCCGCGAAGCTGAACTCCCTCGACGAGCAGGCGCTCCACGGGCTGGATGCCGCCTACGCGGAGGCCGAGGCCGCCGGCGTCCGCGCCCTGGTGCTTCGCGGCGAGGGCCGGGCGTTCTGCGCCGGACGCGACATCTCGGGCGTCGACCCCCGTGACGACGACGTCATGGGGTATCTCGGCGGGCTCGTCACGCCGCTGCTGCAGCGCATGTCACGGTTCCCGGCGCCGACGTTCGCGGTCGCTCATGGCGCCTGCCTGGGCGTCGGGCTCGGCCTGCTGATCGCGACGGATGTCGTCTACGTCGCGGAGTCCGCGAAGATCGGCTCGCCCTTCGCCGCGCTCGGAGCCACGCTCGACTCCGGCGGCCACGCGCTCTTCCTGGAGCGCCTCGGCGCCCACAAGACCCTCGACCTCATTTACACCGGGCGGCTGATGAGCGGCGCCGAAGCCGTCGCATCCGGACTGTTCTCGCAGGTCTTCCCCGACGACGAGGTCGTGTCGGCGACGACGGATGCCGCAGCCACCGCCGCACGCGGGGCCACGGCCGCCTTCCTCGCCAGCAAGGAGCTCATCGCACGGATCCGCGATGAGCGCCTGGCGCTCTGGGACTCGGTCGACATCGAGAACGCCGCACAGGCTGCGCTCTGCGAGACCGACGACTACCGCGAGGGCTTCGCCGCTTTTCAGGAGAAGCGCAAGCCGGAGTTCCGCGGGCGCTGA
- a CDS encoding DUF4132 domain-containing protein: MLTADQAKEQLSKYCTCGDKGRRAIRAEGLLAPRLARRIADNLNDQSGAHDPEAADVVRSTAMTLAGELDDLSEAKRAKVFAALSPSLGAELAHWWGWAQARPYVQGWSGVRPYRSSDPAITRSARWQRLASLLHDATHYPQPIEWHASWLLYTSSQYGPDPVGELLASALDAGNHAVRRILMESIDGTHSIGGPSQPGYVALLAASDPDAWEFVGRQLLAAGRAEGLRQTILGSLSLAHPDALTRFVEIIVENDLVRFSSAILSVAGWAGEELTTQRSAQVAEALAATRRFLQEPPDIDQLRAAAPVEVVFGLWSLAVRDVSTAIAAAAALIHDADARRRLAATRILVDVAHPEAAAPLAAALADADLSVFVAALGARPTYNGASWEGLVGDVGASLRQRLLGWPPSLSVDIGLLAPQIVRLKKSDVADALAAFSGDEDVDLEFASADARRGAARRFAKDPVRYREQLFILALDASESVRREARRALDVDAITIAEALTLERALTRKTDDVRKTALRLLLKQSPAALAASVERLGAGKPDQRRAAEELAQIAGLKPTADEGASHEGALAEGTPATTEGIDAAASPSADDRPPLLRYGVEDRTPAERPLAPPRSRWTAYHPGARRIWQSLGAWLDEHANLEVQTRGGVEMLANIRGIQRNDDGSMPLGELLDPWWERIRGELVDGGVELVLLRLLQAGRGDAAVQVLGSLGDERSEWNDGLRREMIRHLAWRECRASWAEPVLDLFALVAGELPTDELIGPRNVVFGDDRKRVGRDPRELSWLLSYAWDYLDPSLLDDQQLHRLWRIVRFLDEPEGAVDQWAGPKAELVDPSYWGAVHIVADQPFRYRPPSNVVFEAFARGIATRADLIDHLFTRPALSCELNTHRLNPLEEASALKATDPAIQAIVEEVQRTVVGLEITRGDRPTPYSRMAMSLQRVTGVESLAGVLKALGRRPFVRGYLYADKRESVFSHLVRIHHPATDDSVESIAHALSGAKISESRIIETAMYAPQWAEPFEEHLAWPGFASAIWWVHAHTTDSWRVPEATRSWQSDQALGAARKREIDQRTPLSTEDRDRGSADAEWFHRLYAELGDDRLDRVLNAAKYASNAAEHKQAELFANAMRGRVTEDELLTRMYEKRHQDAVRAYGLLPLSGDPDQLLRRYEVLRAFVSTGKTNGPQRRATETAAVHAALENLARSAGYRDPQRLIWAMEARAGEDLSRGAVTAVDGDVTVSLTIDDLGMPEITVDRAGKTLAAVPAKSRKAEEIAALTTRARDLRKQAQRVRASLEAACVLGDVIDASELALLQAHPILGRMLSDLVMVDGEGRTGFLSAGGDELVNADASAFRAVGGLRIAHPLDLLASGDWPDLQRAVMTRERPQPFKQVFRELYVLNENEKAEKGISSRRYVGHQLASRRASGLFISRGWISEYGFGFGRTFHNEKVTAFCNIEGGWGTAGEVEEAAVDDVRFAHAGTHIALPLADVPPRVFSETMRDLDLVVSVAHASGVDPQASESSIEMRQRLVDETCRLLGLENVEVDGHHARVKGALGIYSVHLGSGIVHRIPGNTLFIIPVGAQHRGRVFLPFVDDDPRTAEIVSKVVMLSRDEKITDPTILSQIVR, from the coding sequence GTGCTGACCGCCGACCAGGCCAAAGAACAACTGAGCAAGTACTGCACCTGCGGTGACAAGGGGCGACGCGCGATTCGCGCCGAGGGTCTGCTCGCCCCGCGGCTCGCCCGTCGCATCGCGGACAATCTCAACGACCAGAGCGGTGCCCACGACCCCGAGGCGGCGGACGTCGTGCGGAGCACCGCGATGACGCTCGCCGGTGAACTCGATGACCTGTCCGAAGCGAAGCGGGCGAAGGTGTTCGCCGCGCTCTCGCCCTCACTGGGCGCAGAGCTCGCGCACTGGTGGGGGTGGGCGCAGGCCCGACCCTATGTTCAGGGATGGAGTGGGGTGCGCCCGTACCGCTCATCGGACCCCGCGATCACCCGATCGGCGCGCTGGCAGCGGCTCGCTTCGCTGCTGCATGACGCGACGCACTATCCGCAGCCGATCGAATGGCACGCGAGCTGGCTGCTCTACACCTCGTCGCAGTATGGCCCCGACCCTGTCGGCGAACTCCTCGCCTCGGCCCTGGATGCCGGGAACCACGCGGTACGGCGCATCCTGATGGAGAGCATCGACGGGACGCACTCGATCGGCGGGCCGTCCCAGCCGGGGTACGTCGCTCTGCTCGCAGCGTCCGACCCCGACGCGTGGGAGTTCGTGGGTCGGCAACTGCTCGCCGCAGGGCGTGCCGAAGGATTGCGCCAGACGATCCTCGGGTCCCTCAGTCTCGCGCATCCCGACGCCCTCACGCGGTTCGTCGAGATCATCGTCGAGAACGATCTCGTCCGGTTCTCCAGCGCGATCCTCAGTGTCGCAGGGTGGGCGGGCGAGGAATTGACCACGCAACGATCCGCGCAGGTCGCCGAGGCCCTCGCGGCGACCCGGCGCTTCCTGCAGGAGCCGCCGGACATCGACCAGCTCCGCGCCGCCGCGCCCGTCGAAGTCGTCTTCGGCTTGTGGTCGCTCGCGGTGCGTGACGTCTCCACGGCGATCGCGGCCGCCGCCGCACTCATCCACGACGCCGATGCGCGCCGCAGGCTCGCGGCGACGAGGATCCTCGTCGATGTCGCACACCCCGAAGCGGCCGCGCCACTCGCGGCAGCACTCGCGGATGCCGACCTCTCGGTGTTCGTCGCAGCGTTGGGGGCGCGGCCGACGTACAACGGCGCGTCGTGGGAGGGTCTTGTCGGCGATGTGGGTGCGAGCCTGCGACAGCGCCTGCTGGGGTGGCCCCCATCGCTGAGCGTCGACATCGGCCTCCTCGCCCCCCAGATCGTGAGACTGAAGAAGTCGGATGTCGCCGATGCGCTGGCAGCGTTCTCGGGCGACGAGGACGTCGATCTCGAGTTCGCGTCGGCTGATGCGCGTCGCGGCGCCGCGCGGAGGTTCGCGAAGGATCCGGTTCGGTATCGGGAGCAGCTGTTCATCCTCGCGCTGGACGCGTCGGAGAGTGTGCGCCGGGAGGCGCGACGAGCACTGGACGTCGATGCGATCACCATCGCAGAGGCTCTGACGCTGGAACGGGCGCTCACACGCAAGACGGATGACGTCCGCAAGACGGCGCTTCGACTGCTGCTGAAGCAGTCGCCCGCAGCCCTGGCCGCCTCGGTGGAGAGGCTCGGGGCGGGAAAGCCCGACCAGCGACGCGCGGCCGAAGAACTCGCTCAGATCGCGGGACTCAAGCCGACCGCAGACGAAGGCGCTTCTCACGAAGGGGCGTTGGCGGAGGGAACCCCGGCGACGACCGAAGGCATCGATGCCGCTGCGAGTCCGAGCGCCGACGATCGTCCGCCTCTGCTCAGGTACGGCGTCGAAGACCGCACGCCCGCTGAGCGTCCGCTCGCTCCACCCCGGTCACGCTGGACCGCGTACCACCCCGGTGCTCGGCGCATCTGGCAGTCGCTCGGAGCGTGGCTGGACGAGCACGCGAACCTCGAAGTGCAGACGCGCGGGGGAGTGGAGATGCTCGCGAACATCAGAGGCATCCAACGGAACGACGACGGTTCGATGCCGCTCGGGGAGCTGCTGGATCCGTGGTGGGAACGCATCCGTGGCGAGCTCGTCGACGGCGGAGTGGAACTTGTCCTTCTTCGACTGCTGCAGGCCGGCCGCGGTGATGCGGCCGTGCAGGTCCTCGGATCGCTCGGTGACGAACGGAGCGAGTGGAACGACGGACTCCGACGCGAGATGATCCGGCATCTGGCCTGGCGCGAGTGCCGAGCGAGCTGGGCGGAGCCGGTACTGGACCTGTTCGCTCTTGTGGCGGGTGAACTGCCGACCGATGAACTGATCGGTCCGCGAAACGTGGTGTTCGGCGACGACCGAAAACGAGTCGGGAGGGATCCCCGTGAGTTGAGCTGGCTTCTCAGCTATGCGTGGGACTACCTGGATCCGTCATTGCTCGACGACCAGCAGCTTCATCGTCTGTGGCGCATCGTCCGGTTCCTCGACGAACCCGAAGGTGCGGTCGACCAGTGGGCCGGGCCGAAGGCAGAGCTGGTCGATCCGTCCTACTGGGGGGCTGTCCACATCGTCGCCGACCAGCCGTTCCGGTACCGACCACCGTCCAATGTCGTGTTCGAGGCCTTCGCCCGCGGAATCGCCACGCGCGCCGACCTCATCGACCATCTGTTCACTCGTCCTGCACTGAGTTGCGAACTCAACACTCACAGACTCAATCCGTTGGAGGAGGCCAGTGCACTCAAGGCGACGGATCCCGCGATCCAGGCGATCGTCGAAGAAGTGCAGCGCACGGTGGTCGGTCTCGAGATCACTCGCGGTGACCGCCCGACGCCTTACTCCCGCATGGCGATGTCTCTCCAGCGAGTCACCGGAGTCGAGAGCCTCGCCGGCGTGCTCAAGGCTCTGGGGCGTCGCCCCTTCGTGCGCGGCTATCTCTACGCTGACAAGCGCGAGAGCGTGTTCTCTCATCTCGTCCGCATCCATCATCCCGCGACGGATGACTCCGTCGAATCCATCGCTCACGCGCTCTCCGGAGCGAAGATCTCGGAGAGCCGGATCATCGAGACCGCGATGTACGCGCCGCAGTGGGCGGAGCCTTTCGAGGAGCATTTGGCGTGGCCAGGATTCGCGTCAGCGATCTGGTGGGTGCACGCGCACACCACTGACTCCTGGCGAGTTCCGGAGGCCACCAGATCCTGGCAGTCGGATCAGGCACTCGGCGCGGCGCGGAAGCGAGAGATCGACCAGCGCACCCCGCTCTCGACCGAAGACCGCGATCGAGGAAGCGCCGACGCCGAGTGGTTCCACAGACTGTACGCCGAACTCGGCGACGATCGACTCGACCGCGTGCTCAACGCGGCGAAGTATGCCTCGAATGCGGCCGAACACAAGCAGGCCGAGCTGTTCGCGAACGCCATGCGCGGCAGAGTGACCGAAGACGAGCTGCTCACTCGCATGTACGAGAAGCGGCATCAGGATGCTGTGCGTGCGTACGGTCTGCTGCCGTTGAGCGGCGATCCGGACCAACTGCTGCGTCGGTACGAAGTGCTCCGCGCGTTCGTCAGCACCGGGAAGACCAACGGTCCTCAGCGCAGGGCGACCGAGACGGCAGCCGTGCACGCGGCGCTGGAGAACCTCGCCCGCTCCGCCGGGTACCGCGATCCGCAGCGTCTGATCTGGGCGATGGAGGCTCGGGCCGGCGAAGACCTGAGCCGCGGCGCGGTCACCGCCGTCGACGGCGACGTGACCGTCAGCCTCACCATCGACGATCTCGGCATGCCCGAGATCACAGTGGACCGTGCGGGCAAGACCCTGGCAGCCGTGCCGGCGAAGAGCCGCAAGGCCGAGGAGATCGCTGCGCTGACGACCCGAGCGCGCGACCTCAGGAAGCAGGCTCAGCGTGTCCGCGCCTCGCTGGAGGCCGCGTGCGTGCTCGGAGACGTCATCGACGCGAGCGAGCTCGCGCTCCTACAGGCGCATCCGATCCTCGGGCGCATGCTGTCGGATCTCGTCATGGTCGACGGTGAAGGCCGAACAGGTTTCCTCAGCGCCGGCGGCGACGAACTCGTCAACGCAGATGCATCGGCGTTTCGCGCGGTCGGCGGCTTGCGCATCGCCCATCCGCTCGATCTGCTGGCGAGCGGCGACTGGCCCGATCTGCAGCGCGCCGTCATGACGCGCGAACGTCCGCAGCCGTTCAAGCAGGTGTTCCGCGAGCTCTACGTGCTCAACGAGAACGAGAAGGCTGAGAAGGGGATCTCCTCGCGGCGCTACGTCGGACATCAGCTCGCGTCGAGACGAGCATCCGGTCTCTTCATCTCCCGCGGCTGGATCAGCGAGTACGGGTTCGGGTTCGGGCGCACGTTCCACAACGAGAAGGTGACCGCTTTCTGCAACATCGAAGGAGGGTGGGGGACCGCCGGCGAGGTCGAGGAGGCTGCCGTCGACGACGTCCGTTTCGCTCACGCAGGCACGCACATCGCGCTTCCTCTGGCCGACGTTCCGCCGCGCGTCTTCTCCGAGACCATGCGGGATCTCGACCTCGTGGTCTCGGTCGCCCATGCCAGCGGCGTGGATCCGCAGGCGTCGGAGTCGAGCATCGAGATGCGTCAGCGCCTCGTCGACGAGACCTGCCGACTTCTCGGACTCGAGAACGTCGAGGTCGACGGGCACCATGCGCGCGTGAAGGGGGCACTCGGGATCTACTCCGTGCACCTGGGGTCCGGCATCGTGCATCGCATCCCGGGGAACACGCTGTTCATCATCCCGGTGGGCGCACAGCACCGTGGACGCGTCTTCCTCCCGTTCGTCGACGACGATCCCCGCACGGCGGAGATCGTGTCGAAGGTCGTGATGCTCTCGCGAGACGAGAAGATCACGGATCCGACGATCCTCAGCCAGATCGTGCGCTGA
- a CDS encoding uridine kinase: MSDQRTEFLGALLALMPVPELHGPNLIVGIDGVDGVDGSGKTRLADELAARMPESSPVVRVSIDGFHHVREKRYRRGPRSPEGFWLDSYDYEQFRQEVIDPFRSGRGTYLSAGHDVDSDRLLSGPRRDVQQGSILLVDGIFLHRPELVDVWDLTVFLDVPFMESVRRMSVRDGLPGDPDAEENTRYVGGQKLYLSECRPADRATIHVDYRHLDRPRIRRAARQPAHQRHREGT, encoded by the coding sequence ATGAGCGATCAGCGAACGGAGTTCCTCGGCGCGCTGCTCGCGCTGATGCCGGTTCCCGAGCTCCATGGCCCCAACCTCATCGTCGGGATCGACGGCGTCGACGGCGTCGACGGCTCGGGCAAGACGCGGCTCGCGGATGAGCTGGCGGCGCGGATGCCCGAGTCCAGCCCCGTCGTGCGGGTGTCGATCGATGGATTTCATCACGTTCGAGAGAAGCGTTACCGCCGCGGACCCCGGTCGCCGGAGGGTTTCTGGCTCGACTCCTACGATTACGAACAGTTCCGTCAGGAGGTCATCGATCCGTTCCGCAGCGGCCGGGGGACCTACCTGTCTGCGGGACACGACGTCGACTCCGACAGGCTCTTGAGCGGTCCCCGTCGTGACGTTCAGCAGGGGAGCATCCTCCTCGTCGACGGCATCTTCCTTCACCGTCCGGAGCTTGTCGACGTCTGGGATCTGACGGTGTTCCTCGACGTCCCGTTCATGGAATCCGTCCGCCGGATGTCGGTGCGCGATGGGCTGCCAGGCGACCCGGATGCCGAGGAGAACACGCGCTACGTCGGCGGTCAGAAGCTGTATCTGTCGGAGTGCCGACCGGCCGATCGTGCCACGATCCACGTCGACTATCGACACCTCGATCGGCCTCGCATCCGACGTGCGGCGCGGCAACCCGCCCATCAACGCCATCGGGAAGGAACGTGA